From a region of the uncultured Draconibacterium sp. genome:
- a CDS encoding V-type ATPase 116kDa subunit family protein, with amino-acid sequence MIVPMLKYTFLVFHREYEDFLIELNRLGLVHIAEHGLELLEATIEKIAELNRYERAIGFLQKRENETAEKPKINSAQEILDDLTEKQKELDELEARLESLSKAAQKAFPWGNFSPELIKQLKSEGIQFQFYQTSKKKYQDLEQSNFPVVTISETHSRVLFVYIQQNHEAIEIDAEQLELPPLPYSAIEKQICETEERIKAINTTFNSYANNSIYLLQQEKKTLIHSLEFDNVLRNTNKEAEDKLMVLEGWVPQTKIQALNQFLKDSDAVYFSRKAKPDDKIPVLLKNNRFGKLFEPIGSMFSLPDYAELDLTVFFAPFFMLFFGFCLGDAGYGLLFVIGAGLYKLKAKAEFKPYLTLIQILGAATILFGAISGTFFGINLIETDFALTEKVRHLFLNPDTMFNLALILGGVQIIFGLFIKAANQTKQFGFSYALATYGWLIILIGSISYVVLSGAGIIPESKTILYGIIAAGGFFILFFSDPGVNIFARIGKGVWDVYSTVTGIFGDLLSYIRLFALGLSSAILGFVINDIGLQILGASKILGPVFFVLFLLLGHTLNILISSLGSFVHPMRLTFVEFYKSAGFKGGGEEYKPFGKIKDE; translated from the coding sequence ATGATCGTTCCGATGTTAAAATATACTTTTCTGGTTTTTCACAGGGAATACGAAGATTTCCTGATTGAGTTGAACAGGCTTGGCCTTGTGCATATTGCTGAGCACGGCCTTGAGCTTTTGGAAGCAACAATAGAAAAAATTGCCGAGCTGAACAGGTACGAGCGGGCAATCGGTTTTTTGCAGAAAAGAGAAAACGAAACAGCGGAAAAACCGAAGATAAATTCGGCACAGGAAATTCTTGATGATCTTACGGAAAAACAAAAGGAACTGGATGAACTGGAGGCCCGGCTCGAGTCCTTATCAAAAGCAGCCCAAAAAGCCTTCCCATGGGGTAACTTTTCGCCGGAGCTAATCAAGCAGCTAAAATCGGAAGGAATACAATTTCAATTTTACCAGACCTCAAAAAAGAAATACCAGGATTTGGAACAAAGTAATTTTCCGGTAGTAACCATTTCCGAAACGCACAGCCGGGTGCTTTTTGTATACATCCAACAAAACCATGAAGCGATTGAAATTGATGCAGAACAACTTGAATTACCGCCACTTCCCTACTCTGCAATTGAAAAACAGATTTGTGAAACTGAAGAACGAATAAAAGCGATCAACACAACTTTTAACAGCTATGCCAACAACTCCATTTATTTGCTGCAACAAGAAAAAAAGACACTGATTCATTCGCTGGAATTCGATAACGTACTGCGAAATACCAACAAAGAGGCTGAGGACAAACTAATGGTGCTGGAAGGTTGGGTTCCGCAAACCAAAATACAGGCGCTGAACCAGTTCTTGAAAGACAGCGATGCGGTGTATTTCTCGCGTAAAGCCAAACCCGACGATAAAATACCGGTATTACTCAAAAACAACCGTTTTGGCAAACTCTTCGAGCCGATTGGTTCCATGTTTTCGTTGCCCGATTATGCCGAACTCGACTTAACCGTATTTTTTGCGCCGTTTTTTATGCTGTTCTTTGGCTTTTGTCTGGGCGATGCCGGCTACGGATTACTGTTTGTAATTGGCGCCGGGTTATATAAACTAAAAGCTAAAGCGGAGTTTAAACCCTACCTAACTCTGATACAGATTTTAGGTGCCGCCACAATTCTGTTCGGAGCCATTTCTGGAACTTTCTTTGGCATAAACCTTATTGAAACAGATTTTGCCTTAACTGAAAAGGTTCGGCATCTTTTTCTTAACCCGGACACAATGTTTAATCTGGCGCTGATACTGGGCGGTGTACAAATTATTTTCGGACTATTTATTAAAGCCGCGAACCAAACAAAACAATTTGGTTTTAGCTATGCACTTGCAACGTATGGCTGGCTGATTATTCTAATTGGCAGCATAAGTTATGTGGTGCTTTCCGGTGCCGGAATTATTCCAGAGAGCAAAACGATTTTGTATGGCATAATCGCGGCGGGTGGATTCTTTATACTCTTTTTCAGTGATCCGGGCGTGAATATTTTTGCCCGCATTGGCAAAGGCGTTTGGGATGTGTATTCAACGGTTACCGGCATTTTTGGCGATCTGCTTTCGTACATCCGGTTGTTTGCATTGGGTTTATCGAGTGCCATTTTAGGTTTTGTAATTAACGATATTGGGTTGCAGATTTTGGGAGCGTCTAAAATTTTAGGCCCTGTATTTTTTGTCCTATTCCTTTTGCTGGGGCACACATTAAATATTCTTATTTCGTCGCTTGGCTCGTTTGTACACCCCATGCGTTTAACTTTTGTGGAGTTTTATAAAAGCGCCGGTTTTAAAGGCGGCGGCGAAGAATATAAACCGTTTGGAAAGATTAAAGATGAATGA
- a CDS encoding V-type ATP synthase subunit D: protein MTIKFQYNRTSLHNLNKQLNIRLRALPTLKNKEAALRLEVKKAKDKSDDLDQQLKIKIHEQEISAGLWNEFLPELIGIENVSVSSRKIAGVSIPVMDEIIFKEKDFSLFSKPDWIPAGISFVKELARIVTEREFYTRKMALLDKSRKKTTQKVNLYEKVQIPGYEDAIRKIKRFLEDEENLSKSAQKIVKKRQQKQKATAG, encoded by the coding sequence TTGACTATAAAATTTCAATATAATAGAACATCCCTCCACAACCTGAACAAACAACTAAACATCAGGTTAAGGGCACTTCCTACCTTAAAGAACAAGGAAGCAGCTCTACGCTTGGAAGTAAAAAAGGCCAAAGACAAATCCGATGATCTTGACCAACAATTAAAAATTAAGATTCACGAACAGGAGATTTCGGCTGGATTGTGGAATGAGTTTTTACCCGAATTGATAGGAATTGAAAACGTTAGTGTTTCGAGCAGAAAAATTGCGGGGGTCTCCATTCCGGTTATGGACGAAATAATTTTTAAGGAGAAAGACTTTAGCCTGTTTTCAAAACCCGATTGGATTCCGGCGGGTATTTCGTTTGTAAAAGAATTGGCCCGAATTGTTACCGAGCGCGAATTTTATACACGCAAAATGGCCTTGCTCGACAAGTCCCGAAAGAAAACAACACAAAAGGTAAATCTCTACGAGAAGGTGCAGATTCCGGGTTACGAAGATGCCATCCGGAAAATTAAACGATTTTTGGAAGACGAGGAGAACCTCTCGAAATCGGCACAAAAAATTGTAAAAAAACGACAGCAGAAACAAAAAGCAACGGCAGGATGA
- a CDS encoding universal stress protein, translating into MENQLVTILRISTPQLGSFVKDKLEEKGIEVFFTNEGMTPGERYNPDEVLLKVKSRQSEKAIARLLQLHKDYDLYKVKDDVSFTNLRKILLPVKLSEDCIDLCKYAIGLALKENAEIKVLYVYPDPNFNKPSRYTASWEKYVKMELKEAHQKAQQKLVEFSRELKKQVPPELFNGIKLHYRMLKGTPENVITAACKRYNPDIILMGTRATKHADGEFLGKTLIKVIEQTHHSVLAVPLAAVFKGKEEINVMYSTDFYDSDNSSLNKLLKILEPFKKKIYCVHIDMLDDSQKQEKVNDLNAMLEREYSQYKIKCELFESKDMIKGIEEFVAKKNIDIISLSKVKHSGLYKLFHTDLVSTLVAKANVPILIFPV; encoded by the coding sequence ATGGAAAATCAATTAGTTACAATCCTTAGGATTTCGACGCCTCAGCTCGGATCTTTTGTAAAAGATAAGCTGGAGGAAAAAGGGATTGAAGTATTTTTCACCAACGAGGGAATGACCCCGGGTGAGCGATACAATCCCGACGAAGTGCTACTAAAAGTGAAGTCACGGCAATCGGAAAAAGCCATTGCCCGGCTTTTGCAGCTGCACAAAGATTACGACCTCTATAAAGTTAAAGATGACGTAAGCTTCACCAACCTGAGAAAAATTCTTCTTCCGGTAAAACTCAGCGAAGACTGCATTGATCTGTGTAAATATGCCATTGGTCTTGCATTAAAAGAAAATGCGGAGATAAAGGTTTTATACGTTTATCCCGATCCGAATTTTAATAAACCCAGTCGGTATACCGCTTCTTGGGAAAAGTATGTAAAAATGGAGCTAAAAGAAGCCCATCAAAAGGCTCAGCAGAAACTGGTGGAGTTTAGCAGAGAACTCAAGAAACAGGTTCCACCCGAACTTTTTAATGGAATAAAATTACACTATCGCATGTTAAAAGGAACACCTGAGAACGTAATAACAGCCGCATGCAAACGCTACAATCCCGACATCATTTTAATGGGAACGCGAGCCACGAAACATGCCGATGGTGAGTTTCTGGGAAAAACGTTGATTAAAGTGATTGAGCAAACACATCATTCGGTTTTAGCGGTTCCGTTAGCTGCCGTTTTTAAGGGTAAGGAAGAAATAAACGTAATGTACTCCACCGACTTTTACGATTCTGACAATTCATCGCTGAACAAGTTACTGAAGATTCTGGAACCATTTAAGAAAAAGATTTATTGCGTTCATATCGACATGCTGGATGATTCCCAAAAACAGGAAAAAGTAAACGACTTAAACGCAATGCTTGAAAGAGAATACAGTCAGTACAAAATCAAGTGCGAACTTTTCGAAAGTAAGGATATGATAAAAGGAATTGAAGAATTTGTGGCCAAAAAGAACATCGATATTATTTCGCTGTCGAAAGTTAAGCATTCGGGGTTATATAAACTGTTCCACACTGATTTGGTATCTACTCTTGTGGCAAAAGCAAATGTACCCATCCTGATATTTCCGGTGTAA
- a CDS encoding V-type ATP synthase subunit B — METTAFQKIHTKVDQITKATCSLYATGVGNEEMALVNDRLAQVVKIEGDLVTLQIFSGTEGIPTNAEVVFLGHAPQLAVGDELAGRFFNAYGHPIDGGPEVDGKLIEIGGPSVNPVRRKQPSELIATGIAGIDLNNTLVTGQKIPFFADPDQPYNQVMAMVALRAKADKIILGGMGITNDDYLFFKNLFENAGAIDRIISFVNTTENPPVERLLVPDMALSAAEYFAVEKNQNVLVLLTDMTLYADALSIVSNRMDQIPSKDSMPGSLYSDLAKLYEKAVQFPDGGSITIIAVTTLSGGDITHAIPDNTGYITEGQLFLRKETDIGKVIIDPFRSLSRLKQLVIGKKTREDHPQVMNAAIRLYADAANAKTKIENGFDLTDYDKRTMSFAKDYANELLAIDINIEIDTMIDTAWKLFDKYFSHAETGIKAELVEKYGKQIK; from the coding sequence ATGGAAACTACAGCTTTTCAGAAAATACATACCAAGGTTGATCAGATAACAAAAGCCACGTGTTCGTTGTATGCCACAGGGGTTGGTAATGAAGAAATGGCGCTGGTAAACGATCGTTTAGCTCAGGTGGTAAAAATTGAAGGCGACCTGGTAACACTTCAGATTTTTTCGGGAACGGAAGGAATTCCTACCAATGCAGAAGTGGTGTTTTTGGGTCATGCTCCGCAACTGGCTGTAGGCGACGAGCTGGCAGGACGGTTCTTCAATGCATACGGTCATCCAATTGATGGTGGCCCCGAAGTAGACGGCAAGCTGATAGAAATTGGTGGCCCGTCAGTTAATCCCGTTCGACGCAAACAACCATCGGAATTAATTGCAACGGGAATTGCAGGAATCGACCTGAATAACACGCTGGTAACCGGACAAAAAATTCCATTTTTTGCCGATCCCGATCAACCTTACAACCAGGTTATGGCTATGGTAGCTTTACGCGCCAAAGCTGATAAAATCATTCTGGGCGGCATGGGAATTACCAACGACGATTACCTGTTTTTTAAAAACCTTTTTGAAAATGCCGGTGCAATCGACCGTATTATCAGTTTTGTAAACACTACCGAAAATCCGCCGGTTGAGCGCTTGCTGGTTCCTGATATGGCTTTGTCGGCTGCCGAGTATTTTGCAGTCGAAAAAAATCAAAACGTACTGGTGCTTCTAACCGATATGACTTTGTATGCCGATGCATTGAGTATCGTTTCAAACCGGATGGATCAAATCCCATCGAAAGACAGTATGCCTGGTTCGTTGTACAGCGATCTGGCCAAACTTTACGAAAAGGCAGTGCAATTCCCCGATGGAGGCTCGATTACAATTATTGCGGTTACCACACTTTCGGGCGGCGATATTACCCACGCCATTCCCGACAACACCGGATACATTACCGAAGGGCAGCTTTTCCTTCGTAAAGAAACGGATATTGGCAAGGTTATCATCGATCCATTCCGAAGTTTATCGCGCCTGAAACAACTGGTAATTGGCAAAAAAACACGCGAAGATCATCCGCAGGTTATGAATGCTGCTATCAGATTATATGCTGATGCCGCCAATGCCAAAACCAAAATCGAAAATGGATTTGATCTGACCGATTACGACAAACGCACCATGAGTTTCGCAAAAGATTATGCCAATGAACTACTTGCCATTGATATCAACATTGAGATTGATACGATGATTGATACGGCATGGAAACTATTCGATAAATATTTCTCGCACGCCGAGACAGGCATTAAGGCCGAGTTGGTAGAGAAATATGGAAAACAGATAAAATGA
- a CDS encoding V-type ATP synthase subunit A, with protein MATTGKVVGIISNLVVVKVDGPVSQNEICYIDHDAVKLMAEVIRIGSENAYIQVFESTRGLKTGTPVEFSGHMLEAILGPGILSKNFDGLQHDLDKMEGVFLQKGDYTHPLEVDKDWSFKPLAKVGDEVEAGFWLGEVTENWIAHKIMVPFTFKGDFKVKKIVAAGDYKINDTIAVLEDEAGNEHPVSMIQKWPVKVPIKTYKDKPRPAKFLETGIRVIDSFTPIVEGGTGFIPGPFGTGKTVLQHALSKQADADMIVVAACGERANEVVEIFAEFPELDDPRTGRKLMERTTIIANTSNMPVAAREASVYTAMTIAEYYRSMGLKILLLADSTSRWAQALREMSNRMEELPGPDAFPMDLPAIISNFYSRAGFVNLNNGETGSVTFIGTVSPAGGNLKEPVTEATKKAARCFYALSQNRADSKRYPAIDAVESYSKYLEYPEYIDYVSKAISPHWVDNILEARNSLVRGRETYEQINILGDDGVPIDYHEIFWKSEVIDFVILQQDAFDKIDASTPIDRQQYMLEKVLTINNTRFSFDHFEEVNPFFKKIINVLKQMNYSEFESEQFKNFEKELAKIINEKAVVETEQI; from the coding sequence ATGGCTACAACAGGAAAAGTTGTTGGAATAATATCGAACCTGGTGGTGGTTAAGGTAGATGGTCCGGTTTCGCAGAACGAGATCTGCTACATTGATCACGACGCTGTAAAATTAATGGCGGAGGTGATCCGTATTGGTTCCGAAAACGCCTATATACAGGTCTTCGAAAGCACACGAGGATTAAAAACCGGAACTCCGGTAGAGTTTTCCGGGCACATGCTGGAAGCTATTCTTGGCCCGGGAATTTTATCGAAAAATTTTGACGGCCTGCAACACGACCTTGATAAAATGGAAGGCGTTTTTCTGCAAAAAGGCGATTATACGCACCCTTTGGAAGTGGATAAAGACTGGAGTTTCAAACCACTTGCAAAAGTTGGCGATGAAGTAGAAGCCGGATTCTGGCTGGGAGAAGTTACCGAAAACTGGATCGCACATAAAATTATGGTTCCCTTCACATTTAAAGGCGATTTTAAAGTTAAGAAAATAGTAGCTGCCGGCGATTATAAAATTAACGATACTATTGCCGTTTTGGAAGATGAGGCTGGCAACGAACACCCGGTTTCTATGATACAAAAATGGCCGGTTAAAGTTCCGATAAAGACCTACAAAGATAAACCACGCCCCGCTAAATTCCTCGAAACAGGTATCCGGGTAATCGATAGCTTTACTCCAATAGTAGAAGGCGGTACCGGTTTTATTCCAGGTCCGTTCGGAACAGGGAAAACCGTTTTGCAACACGCCCTTTCGAAACAAGCCGACGCCGATATGATCGTGGTAGCTGCCTGTGGCGAACGTGCCAATGAAGTGGTAGAAATTTTTGCTGAATTTCCGGAGCTGGACGATCCAAGAACCGGTCGCAAACTGATGGAGCGTACGACCATTATTGCCAATACATCGAACATGCCTGTGGCAGCCCGCGAAGCATCGGTTTACACGGCCATGACCATTGCTGAATATTACCGATCGATGGGACTAAAAATATTGTTGCTGGCCGATTCTACCTCGCGCTGGGCACAAGCTTTGCGCGAAATGTCGAACCGTATGGAAGAGCTCCCCGGCCCCGATGCTTTTCCAATGGATTTGCCCGCAATAATTTCCAACTTCTATTCGCGTGCGGGGTTTGTAAATTTAAATAATGGAGAAACCGGATCGGTAACTTTCATCGGAACCGTTTCGCCTGCCGGAGGAAACCTAAAAGAACCGGTTACCGAAGCCACAAAAAAAGCAGCACGGTGTTTTTATGCTCTGTCGCAAAACCGGGCCGACAGTAAACGTTACCCTGCTATCGATGCGGTAGAAAGCTACTCGAAATACCTCGAATATCCGGAGTATATCGATTATGTATCGAAAGCCATTTCTCCTCACTGGGTCGATAATATTCTTGAGGCCCGAAACAGCCTTGTACGTGGACGCGAGACCTACGAACAAATAAATATTCTGGGTGATGATGGAGTTCCGATAGATTACCACGAAATATTCTGGAAATCGGAGGTAATCGATTTTGTTATCCTGCAGCAAGATGCGTTTGATAAAATTGATGCTTCAACCCCCATTGACCGCCAACAATACATGCTCGAAAAAGTACTGACTATCAATAATACCCGATTTAGTTTCGATCATTTTGAGGAAGTAAATCCCTTCTTCAAAAAAATTATAAACGTACTGAAACAGATGAACTATTCAGAGTTTGAGTCAGAACAATTCAAAAATTTTGAAAAGGAACTGGCAAAAATAATAAACGAAAAAGCAGTTGTTGAAACCGAACAAATATAA
- a CDS encoding DUF2764 family protein, with the protein MLIKREYYCLIAGLPDLFFDENKTPVTSSVFREELQHQLSPPDYKLVEYLFLPFDNLNLLNVFCEENQSHFYPGNISKSALEFQFSPENEEIQLPHYMIIFISWMKGMDKRHAGWEDENILTTLFYEHALDCPNPFLKNWFRFELNLKNIFTAFNCKKYNYEPETHLLEVEGDDLVYTLLIENKLKADYFEELLPYHEELFRIAESNIEWIEIEKAVDKIKWEYLDENTFFHFFTVEKILAFTIKLLLIERWMNLDKETGKELLNKLIDELKTSYEFPAEFSLTK; encoded by the coding sequence ATGCTGATAAAAAGAGAATATTATTGTTTGATTGCCGGGCTTCCCGATTTGTTCTTCGACGAGAACAAAACTCCTGTTACAAGCAGCGTTTTCAGGGAAGAACTGCAACACCAGCTAAGTCCACCCGACTACAAGTTGGTTGAATATCTCTTTTTACCTTTCGACAACCTAAACCTGCTAAATGTATTTTGCGAAGAAAACCAATCACACTTCTACCCCGGAAATATTTCGAAAAGCGCGTTGGAATTTCAGTTTTCGCCGGAGAACGAAGAAATTCAGCTGCCGCACTACATGATAATATTTATAAGCTGGATGAAAGGCATGGATAAAAGGCATGCCGGTTGGGAAGACGAAAATATCCTGACGACCTTGTTTTACGAACACGCACTTGACTGCCCCAATCCATTTCTGAAGAATTGGTTTCGTTTTGAGCTCAACCTGAAAAATATATTTACCGCTTTTAACTGCAAAAAATACAATTACGAACCGGAAACACATTTGCTAGAAGTTGAAGGCGATGATTTGGTGTACACACTTCTTATTGAGAACAAACTAAAAGCGGATTATTTCGAGGAGCTACTCCCCTATCACGAAGAGCTTTTTAGGATTGCCGAATCGAACATAGAATGGATTGAAATAGAAAAGGCAGTGGATAAAATCAAATGGGAATACCTGGATGAAAATACCTTCTTTCATTTTTTCACTGTTGAAAAGATACTGGCTTTTACGATAAAACTCCTGCTCATTGAACGATGGATGAATTTGGATAAAGAAACGGGCAAGGAATTACTAAATAAACTTATTGACGAATTAAAGACGAGTTACGAATTCCCTGCGGAGTTCAGTTTGACTAAATAA
- a CDS encoding V-type ATP synthase subunit E, whose translation MTDKIQEITQKIYNEGITKAKDDADQLIAEAKEKADAIIRSAKKTQEELIRDAQKKAAEDKKRTEAELQLAARQFISHLKQQITNLISTAQINSPVNEAFNDSDFIKKIILTLIEKWDPKAGKSMDLHLLLPPDDQQELTAFLQQKATEAMNKGIEITMDPKIKSGFKIGPKDGSYLISFTAQDFANYFKLYFKNGTKKLLFDAVETE comes from the coding sequence ATGACCGACAAAATTCAGGAAATAACGCAAAAAATCTATAACGAAGGCATTACCAAAGCCAAAGACGATGCCGACCAGCTGATTGCTGAAGCAAAAGAAAAAGCCGATGCCATTATACGATCGGCAAAAAAGACACAGGAAGAGCTTATTCGCGATGCACAAAAAAAAGCTGCGGAAGACAAAAAACGAACAGAAGCCGAATTACAACTGGCAGCGCGTCAGTTTATCAGTCATTTAAAACAACAAATTACAAATCTTATTAGCACTGCCCAGATCAACTCACCAGTTAACGAAGCCTTTAACGACAGCGATTTCATTAAAAAGATCATACTAACATTAATTGAAAAGTGGGATCCAAAAGCCGGTAAAAGCATGGATCTACACCTGCTTCTTCCACCAGATGATCAACAGGAACTAACTGCTTTCCTGCAACAAAAAGCAACCGAGGCCATGAATAAGGGGATTGAAATTACTATGGATCCCAAAATAAAATCAGGTTTCAAAATTGGTCCAAAGGATGGCAGTTATCTCATCAGTTTCACCGCACAAGACTTTGCAAATTATTTTAAACTATACTTTAAGAACGGAACAAAGAAACTACTGTTTGACGCCGTTGAAACAGAGTAA
- a CDS encoding universal stress protein, which produces MKYRSNSILAHIPQNHSGELVLRQALFFREKLGMRIFLMKINKSNTFFPINPNSKKNKIRHEKALDQFTNFVKDHLQTEIPDNIILRVKWGKVIKTLIIESEEGGHEFVVLDKSEKHNAEDLSRADINRYISKSYCPVLSINKNYPTKKIKKIVIPIDITQGTKKRLYWTTFFAKKLNAKVHIVSALNVDIKESKSLAYKKAEKIKEMLQKRGVECDINILKMHGRERHQAILEYIEEVKPDMIILRTHRESRFTGKKIGTFVSEIVHNCQMPTFTVGGINQDLDPDSI; this is translated from the coding sequence ATGAAATACAGGTCGAACAGTATTTTGGCACACATTCCTCAAAATCACAGCGGAGAGCTGGTATTAAGACAAGCATTGTTTTTCCGGGAGAAACTTGGAATGCGGATTTTTTTGATGAAAATTAATAAGTCTAATACGTTTTTTCCCATAAATCCGAACTCAAAAAAGAATAAAATCCGTCACGAAAAGGCATTAGATCAGTTCACTAATTTTGTAAAAGATCACCTTCAAACAGAGATTCCGGATAACATAATTTTACGAGTTAAATGGGGAAAAGTAATTAAGACCTTAATTATCGAATCAGAAGAAGGCGGGCATGAATTTGTTGTGCTTGACAAAAGTGAGAAACACAATGCAGAAGACCTTTCCCGAGCGGATATTAACAGGTATATAAGTAAATCTTACTGTCCTGTTCTTTCCATAAACAAGAACTATCCCACAAAAAAAATCAAGAAGATTGTCATCCCCATCGATATAACACAAGGAACTAAAAAACGTTTATACTGGACTACTTTTTTTGCTAAAAAACTGAACGCGAAAGTTCATATTGTTTCAGCATTGAATGTGGATATAAAAGAGAGCAAGAGCCTGGCCTATAAAAAAGCCGAAAAAATTAAAGAAATGCTGCAAAAGAGAGGAGTAGAATGTGACATTAACATTCTGAAAATGCATGGCCGGGAACGTCACCAGGCTATTCTTGAGTATATCGAAGAAGTAAAACCGGACATGATAATCCTAAGAACGCACCGCGAATCGAGATTTACAGGTAAAAAGATTGGAACATTTGTATCAGAAATCGTTCACAACTGCCAAATGCCAACATTCACCGTTGGTGGTATAAATCAGGATTTAGATCCTGATTCAATTTAA
- the nhaA gene encoding Na+/H+ antiporter NhaA has protein sequence MKVKLNSIRRFIKIKSLSSIVMFVTSMAALILANSCLAPVYEKFLELKFTIGVGNFHLTKSVLHWINDGLMTIFFFLIGLEIKSEFLTGSLNSMRRAVLPVFAAIGGMIVPIVIFLTLHHGQAGIEGWGIPMATDIAFSLGVLGIFGSRVPLGLKVFLTTYAIIDDLGAVIIITFFYSSSIHWNFIIIALALLLLLFILTAFTIYWKYLFLLLGIIIWILFLKSGIHPTIAGVLVAFTIPMHREKKFSDVIKKGKKALNELSKINGKNEAELKAHKEAIQVLDTFTSKIQSPLHFLQHRLQGIVSFIIIPLFGFANAGITFTTQGGAISPLTLNIAMALLFGKVLGISLFTYLPLKLKIGILPLHTNFKQIIGLGFLGGLGFTMSIFIANLAFDSADMINSAKIGILLGSVVASVLGFIILKYSIKGNRTSNQSPYINPERDRILLGTQDIK, from the coding sequence ATGAAGGTTAAGCTTAATTCCATTCGCCGATTTATAAAAATTAAATCATTAAGCAGTATCGTAATGTTTGTTACATCAATGGCTGCACTTATTCTGGCAAATTCGTGCCTTGCACCTGTTTACGAGAAGTTTTTGGAATTAAAATTTACGATAGGAGTCGGAAATTTTCATTTGACCAAGTCGGTTTTACACTGGATTAATGATGGACTAATGACAATATTCTTTTTTCTTATCGGCCTGGAAATTAAAAGTGAATTTTTAACCGGATCATTAAATTCAATGAGGCGAGCTGTGTTACCGGTTTTTGCAGCCATCGGCGGAATGATCGTTCCAATAGTAATTTTCTTAACATTACATCATGGACAGGCAGGAATAGAAGGTTGGGGTATTCCAATGGCAACTGATATCGCTTTTTCATTAGGAGTATTAGGGATATTCGGGAGTAGAGTTCCACTCGGATTAAAGGTATTTTTAACCACTTATGCAATAATCGATGATCTTGGAGCAGTAATCATTATTACCTTTTTTTATAGCTCATCAATACATTGGAACTTTATTATAATAGCCTTAGCACTGTTGTTGTTATTATTCATTTTAACGGCTTTTACAATTTATTGGAAATACCTTTTTCTCCTTTTAGGAATCATTATTTGGATATTATTCTTGAAATCGGGAATACATCCTACAATTGCCGGCGTACTTGTTGCGTTTACAATACCAATGCATAGGGAAAAGAAATTTTCTGATGTTATCAAAAAAGGCAAAAAGGCCCTTAACGAATTATCAAAAATAAATGGAAAGAATGAAGCTGAATTAAAAGCACACAAAGAAGCAATTCAGGTACTGGATACTTTTACTTCAAAAATTCAATCGCCTTTGCACTTTCTTCAGCACAGATTACAAGGTATTGTGTCATTTATTATAATTCCATTATTTGGTTTTGCCAATGCCGGCATAACTTTTACAACACAGGGAGGTGCAATTTCGCCCCTAACGCTTAATATTGCCATGGCTTTACTTTTTGGAAAAGTACTTGGAATCAGCTTGTTTACTTACCTACCGTTGAAACTAAAAATTGGAATTCTACCTTTACATACCAACTTTAAGCAGATTATTGGATTAGGCTTTCTGGGTGGATTAGGATTCACCATGTCAATTTTTATTGCCAACCTTGCTTTTGATTCAGCAGACATGATAAATTCTGCGAAAATTGGAATTTTGCTTGGTTCGGTTGTGGCCAGTGTCTTAGGTTTTATTATACTAAAATACTCCATAAAAGGAAACCGAACATCAAATCAAAGTCCATACATAAATCCAGAACGAGACAGAATCCTATTGGGCACACAGGATATAAAGTAA
- a CDS encoding DoxX family protein, which produces MKTTVEKLREILKKLDNVILLLIRLILAYGFYSPAKMKLKDINSIASWFESMNYPLPTLSAYLATITETAGVILLLIGLGTRLISIPLIFVMMVAIFTVHFSNGFNAGDNGFEIPLYYIAMLLTLLVFGSGKFSVDNYIKRTH; this is translated from the coding sequence ATGAAAACTACTGTGGAAAAACTGCGCGAAATTTTGAAAAAACTTGATAACGTCATTCTACTTCTAATCAGACTAATTTTAGCATATGGATTTTATAGCCCCGCAAAAATGAAGTTAAAAGACATAAATAGTATTGCCAGCTGGTTTGAGAGCATGAATTATCCACTTCCTACATTAAGTGCATATTTAGCTACAATCACCGAAACAGCAGGAGTAATATTGCTTCTCATCGGATTGGGAACCCGTTTGATTTCCATTCCGCTGATTTTTGTAATGATGGTTGCTATTTTTACGGTTCACTTCAGTAATGGATTTAATGCTGGCGATAATGGTTTTGAAATTCCATTATATTATATTGCAATGTTACTCACATTACTAGTTTTTGGTTCCGGGAAATTTAGTGTAGATAATTATATTAAGCGAACTCATTGA